CAGGCCCGGGCCAGTTCCTGATTGGCCAGGCCCAGCACGTCATTAAAAGCTCGCCCCAGGGGCGACATGGGCACAAGGCCCAGGCCCGTTTCGGCGCTGACCACGGCCACGGGCACAGGGGGCGCGGCCAGGCGCTCCCCAAGGGCCGAAACCTTACGCAAAATTGCCTCCTCGTCCTGCTCGCGGGCAAGAAGGTTGGCAATCCACAAGCTTATGCAGTCCAGCAAAATGACGCCCGGCACGGCTCTTTCCAGCCCGCCTGACCCTTCCGGCATTTCTGGCCTTTCAGGCCTTGCCAGCTCGTCTGGCGCGTCTGGCACGTCTGGCCCGCCTGGCCCTTCCGGCACTGGCGGGCCGCCCGCTGCCGATGGCGTCTGCGAAGCGCGCACGCCGTCAGCCTGGGTTGCCGCTGCAAAAAGACGGTCAAGGGCGGCGGCGGGATTCAGAGGTTCCTCAATACATTGCCAGCCAGCGCCGCGCATATCCTGATGCCGCGCCACACGGCGCGCCATTTCCTCGTCCTCGGCCCAACAGGTCGCCAGATACAGCCGTTGCGG
The window above is part of the Desulfovibrio sp. genome. Proteins encoded here:
- a CDS encoding bifunctional adenosylcobinamide kinase/adenosylcobinamide-phosphate guanylyltransferase yields the protein MSARCVLFVGGTRSGKSGMAQRWAEAVAPQRLYLATCWAEDEEMARRVARHQDMRGAGWQCIEEPLNPAAALDRLFAAATQADGVRASQTPSAAGGPPVPEGPGGPDVPDAPDELARPERPEMPEGSGGLERAVPGVILLDCISLWIANLLAREQDEEAILRKVSALGERLAAPPVPVAVVSAETGLGLVPMSPLGRAFNDVLGLANQELARACHHVVFVSCGLPLALKGALPEELC